A stretch of Equus caballus isolate H_3958 breed thoroughbred chromosome 11, TB-T2T, whole genome shotgun sequence DNA encodes these proteins:
- the RPRML gene encoding reprimo-like protein yields the protein MNATFLNHSGLEAAGGGGGAALGNRSHGLGTWLGCCPGGAPLTASDGVPVGLSPDERSLWVSRVAQIAVLCVLSLTVVFGVFFLGCNLLIKSESMINFLMQERRPSKDVGAAILGLY from the coding sequence ATGAACGCGACCTTCCTGAACCACAGCGGCctggaggcggcgggcggcggcggcggggccgccCTGGGGAACCGCAGCCACGGGCTGGGCACGTGGCTGGGCTGCTGCCCCGGGGGCGCGCCGCTGACCGCCAGCGACGGGGTCCCGGTGGGGCTGTCGCCTGACGAGCGCAGCTTGTGGGTGTCGCGCGTGGCGCAGATCGCTGTGCTTTGCGTGTTGTCGCTCACCGTGGTCTTCGGCGTTTTCTTCCTGGGCTGCAACCTGCTCATCAAGTCGGAGAGCATGATCAACTTTCTGATGCAGGAGCGCCGGCCCTCCAAGGACGTGGGCGCCGCCATCCTGGGGCTGTACTGA